A window from Schistosoma haematobium chromosome 1, whole genome shotgun sequence encodes these proteins:
- the TMX3_3 gene encoding Protein disulfide-isomerase tmx3 (EggNog:ENOG410V44N~COG:O), with translation MIELEIARLHITQLEKEIELEKLRCRRCEGSGQSVSNSENTILKNLYLPKREVIRFDGTPTNYWNFIRNFEECIGSENIGFRAKLNYLIQYCDGEAKAAILHCTILEPEIGYHQVLKLLEETFGQKHVVARTFIDNLLNFPNIRRNQPDGLRRLSREMQACSLTLEQMNYVSDLNSSRTIETMVLKLPTYIQQEWLKVAYKIIRGGREPLFTDLVEFVKEQADIANTRYGLLVNRGSNSDNRDVGFF, from the coding sequence ATGATAGAACTAGAGATAGCTAGGTTGCACATAACCCAGTTAGAAAAGGAAATTGAACTAGAAAAATTACGCTGCCGGAGATGTGAAGGTTCCGGCCAATCAGTAAGCAACAGTGAgaatacaatattaaaaaatctGTATTTACCAAAAAGAGAAGTCATAAGGTTTGATGGTACACCGACAAATTATtggaatttcattagaaatttcgAAGAATGCATTGGGAGTGAGAATATTGGATTTAGAGCTAAGCTAAATTACTTGATTCAATATTGTGACGGAGAAGCGAAAGCCGCTATCCTTCATTGTACTATACTAGAACCAGAGATAGGTTACCATCAAGTCCTAAAGCTTTTAGAAGAAACGTTTGGCCAAAAACACGTCGTAGCACGCACGTTTATCGATAATTTGTTAAACTTTCCCAATATAAGGAGAAATCAACCAGATGGTTTGAGAAGACTATCTCGAGAAATGCAAGCATGTAGTTTGACTCTCGAACAGATGAATTACGTTTCTGATTTGAACTCTTCTAGAACTATTGAAACTATGGTTCTGAAATTACCAACCTACATTCAACAAGAGTGGCTAAAGGTAGCTTATAAGATTATCAGAGGAGGCAGAGAGCCTCTGTTCACTGATCTTGTTGAGTTTGTAAAGGAGCAAGCTGATATAGCTAATACTAGATACGGCCTACTCGTCAACCGCGGTAGTAATAGTGACAATAGAGATGTTGGCTTTTTTTAA